The following proteins are encoded in a genomic region of Roseisolibacter agri:
- the rplA gene encoding 50S ribosomal protein L1, with the protein MRTHGKKYRAAAQKLDQTTAQPARQAIEAVKGAAFAKFDETVEVAVRLGVDPRHADQVVRGTVVLPAGTGKSVRVLVIAQGPKVAEAEQAGADFVGVEYVQRIKDGFLDFDVMIATPDLMGQVGQLGRVLGPRGLMPNPKAGTVTFDVGRAVREVKAGKIEFRVDKGGNVHAPIGKVSFAADALESNFAALMDQIVRSKPSASKGVYVRNVAISSSMGPGVTVDTTPYR; encoded by the coding sequence ATGCGCACGCACGGGAAGAAGTATCGCGCGGCCGCGCAGAAGCTCGACCAGACGACCGCCCAGCCGGCGCGTCAGGCGATCGAGGCGGTCAAGGGCGCCGCGTTCGCCAAGTTCGATGAGACGGTCGAGGTGGCGGTCCGCCTCGGCGTCGACCCGCGTCACGCCGACCAGGTCGTCCGCGGCACCGTGGTGCTGCCGGCCGGCACGGGCAAGAGCGTCCGCGTGCTCGTGATCGCCCAGGGCCCCAAGGTCGCCGAGGCCGAGCAGGCCGGGGCGGACTTCGTGGGCGTCGAGTACGTCCAGCGCATCAAGGACGGCTTCCTCGACTTCGACGTGATGATCGCCACCCCGGATCTCATGGGGCAGGTCGGTCAGCTCGGGCGCGTGCTCGGCCCCCGCGGCCTGATGCCGAACCCGAAGGCCGGCACGGTGACGTTCGACGTCGGCCGCGCGGTCCGCGAGGTCAAGGCCGGTAAGATCGAGTTCCGCGTCGACAAGGGCGGCAACGTGCACGCCCCGATCGGCAAGGTCTCGTTCGCCGCCGACGCGCTGGAGTCGAACTTCGCGGCGCTGATGGATCAGATCGTCCGCTCGAAGCCGTCGGCCTCGAAGGGCGTGTACGTGCGGAACGTCGCGATCTCGAGCTCCATGGGGCCCGGGGTCACCGTCGACACCACGCCCTACCGGTAA
- the rplJ gene encoding 50S ribosomal protein L10 has product MKRTEKEQLVTELTDKIKGAQALYYTDFTGLNVKRMTELRRQLRRAGVEYVVIKNTLALRAVNESGLVADRLKGPTGIVVAADALAGAKVLSDFAKANDQKPAIKGGMFDGRQIDADQVKALANMPSREQMLAELGAGLMAPLAQMAGVMNGMLTMMVGALEALRVQKEGAQ; this is encoded by the coding sequence ATGAAGCGTACCGAGAAGGAGCAGCTCGTCACCGAGCTGACCGACAAGATCAAGGGCGCGCAGGCGCTCTACTACACCGACTTCACGGGCCTCAACGTGAAGCGGATGACCGAGCTGCGCCGCCAGCTCCGTCGTGCGGGCGTGGAGTACGTGGTCATCAAGAACACGCTCGCCCTCCGCGCGGTGAACGAGAGCGGCCTGGTCGCCGATCGCCTCAAGGGGCCGACGGGGATCGTGGTCGCCGCGGACGCCCTCGCGGGCGCCAAGGTGCTGTCCGACTTCGCGAAGGCGAACGACCAGAAGCCCGCCATCAAGGGTGGGATGTTCGACGGTCGCCAGATCGATGCGGATCAGGTCAAGGCGCTGGCCAACATGCCCTCGCGCGAGCAGATGCTCGCCGAGCTCGGCGCGGGCCTCATGGCGCCGCTCGCCCAGATGGCGGGCGTCATGAACGGCATGCTCACGATGATGGTCGGCGCGCTCGAGGCCCTGCGGGTCCAGAAGGAAGGCGCGCAGTAA
- the rplL gene encoding 50S ribosomal protein L7/L12, with the protein MAMSNDEILDAIGNKTVFELAELIEAFKTKFNVTIAAAPVGGGAPAGGAAAPAAAAEEKTEFDVMLKDAGAKKIQVIKVVREITGLGLKEAKDLVDGAPSAVKSGVSKDEANTIKTKLEAEGAAVEVK; encoded by the coding sequence ATGGCTATGAGCAACGACGAGATCCTCGACGCGATCGGCAACAAGACGGTCTTCGAGCTGGCCGAGCTGATCGAGGCGTTCAAGACCAAGTTCAACGTCACGATCGCGGCCGCCCCGGTGGGCGGTGGCGCCCCGGCGGGCGGCGCGGCGGCTCCGGCGGCTGCGGCCGAGGAGAAGACCGAGTTCGACGTCATGCTGAAGGACGCCGGCGCGAAGAAGATCCAGGTCATCAAGGTCGTGCGCGAGATCACCGGTCTCGGCCTCAAGGAGGCGAAGGACCTGGTGGACGGCGCGCCGAGCGCGGTCAAGTCGGGCGTCTCGAAGGACGAGGCGAACACGATCAAGACCAAGCTCGAGGCCGAGGGCGCCGCGGTCGAGGTGAAGTAA